A window of Dermacentor andersoni chromosome 4, qqDerAnde1_hic_scaffold, whole genome shotgun sequence genomic DNA:
tgtctgttgtcgccgaacgttgtgttatctgatttcatcgcgtgacgcgaatggtgtagaacattgtggaaggcacgcgggtccgaacgattagtctggaacattcgacgactgctgtataaaagccgacgcgcttgcctcgctgatcagatttccgacgatcgccgactgtgttcgccgctttcgttgtgctataagtgtagcctgttttgtgggcacaggttcgcccaataaaatctagttttgcctttcacagtattgctactgtgttcttaacgtcaccaccacgtgacaataccatTGAGATGACAAAGGCATGTCGGCCATTTTAAGGGATCGTAACCGGATCGTAAGTTTAAGgacgccttggaggcagtccagtgccttggaggcagtccaagcgccttggaggcagtccagtgccTCGTCGATAGgggaagaggatagacatctttccgggttatcaTGTTGAGTCGTCGATAGTCCATACAAAAACGAactgtaccatctttctttttgagcagcactaccggagaagcccagggactgtgtcaTGGCTTTATCACGCCGCGTCGGAGCATCTCCcacgtgctcatcgatgacacggcgctccgtcgccgacacacggtatggacgttgacGTAGAGGCGCGTGGCTGCCTGTGTCGATGTAATGAACGATTGTGGAGGTAcgtcctaaacattgtttttggaggtcgaaagaagttcgaaatCGGTTAAGGAGGTCGACGATCTGCGTGTGCTGAgtcggagtgaggttgggatcaatagaCGGAGCAAACGTTCGGTCACACGCAGGCTCAGGCGCAGAGACAGGGAGAGCCATGGCGTCAACCtgaagaggagtcgagtcatcaggcacatcgtagaCAGAGCTCGTGTCGAATTCGTCAGCAAAACCGAAGCACTCGccatgatgtaagcttgatggacacgaaaatggattcgaaacgtaaagtgcgctgGAGCCCAGGCGAAAGGTAAGCAGGGCCAGCGCCTCCTCTATACTTTCAGTGCCCGGCGAAAGAGCGCAGGACAATAGCCCGCCGCCGTCGGCGATAGTACAACGCATTGCCGCCAGGTGCCTCCACCTAAACAGGGTTCCCCTACGCTGGTTTACCAGGGCAGCGGAGGGGCGGGGGTGGTGCGCGTGGTGGAAAGTGGCAACGCAGCGGATAAAAACACAGCAAGACGTGTTCTCCCGCTTTGTTTTCCGCAGGTCTGGATATGTGACGATTTCAACATATCTTGCCCCACGAGGAGCACTGAGCAAAGATATCAAAGAAAAACAACCGAAAGACATCCGAAGCAGATACAAATATTACAGAATGTGAATGGATGTGAAATTCACTTGTCTTTTTCTGGCGCCAGTTGAATCCATTGAGAATTTAGCTTTACTGCATTTCTAGCACCTTAGGATAACGCAACGCGCACAGCAGCAGAACAGACTAAGAATACTCAATTCAATAAGCTATGTTGGGTTGGAACGTTGCGCACAGCAGCAGAACAGACTAAGAATACTCAATTCAATAAGCTATGTTGGGTTGGAAGAATGCACACACCATGATTTAAATCACCTCAACAGACTCTATTCAGTGAAGTGTCAAGGACCTTCTAGAATCAAGTCAATATGAAAAAGTCCACCATGCAACATATAGTGTGTTAAGAGAGCCTTTCCGACTTCGTCAGTGGCATACctgaaaaacaatggaaagtgCGACACTTATTCAAATCTGCAGAATAAATACAATCAGAAGTGATTCAAGTTTAATGAAATACATACAAGGGATGTTTATTTTCAAATTGCTTTCGCTTTTTAACTTTATGTGCACAATTGTGCAAAGAGCACCTGAAGGTGTTACACTGCTTATCTCAGTTTTAGACTATTTCTTGAAAGTGGCTTTTGAGCAAAGTACTTGTAAGCATCGTGCTTGTCTGTGATGCTAAATGCATAGTTTGCAAGGAGAGGCCTCACAAAACGCACTGCAATAAATTCCATCAGCTTCTGTCGGTGCATCATGTCATTCTCTTTACATTGCAGCAACTTTGAGGCACACAGAGCTGGAACAGCGTGTGCCACCAAGCTAGTCAGGGGTCTCGGAAGAGCTGGATTTTCCTTCAGGGCTTGCTCAGAGAAAACACGCAAGATGTCCAGAACAAAAAGCAGTTGGTCAGAGGGATATAAAAGTCCCCCACGGTCCTGGCTGCGAGTGAACGTCTGCAATGGCTGATTTGTTAGTGGCTTGGATGCGATTGCCACACAGTTCTCGCAGTTTATCTGCTCACTGATGACGCGGACAATATAGCCACCAACATATACGGTCGCAGATATCTGCAGGGAAGGCATGTATAGAGGCAAAACAGTAGTGTTGAGTCTTTGATGAACATTCAGAGCAGCTCTTCCCAGTTGCGAATGAGGTTTAACAGATGTTTCTGGCTTCTCAGGTGATACAGTTATTGACATGACTGCCGGCTCACTGTGTGCCACATTCGAAAGTGGATTGGATGCAGCTATTCCAATTTTCAGCACTTTCTGAAGCCCTGAAAGGGCAGCACGAACATCTAGTGCATCATTGCACCCAGCTGACCTTCTCAGTGTTCCAAATAGAGACTCTATCGGGTCACTGTTGAACTTCCGTGTCAATACAAATGCAAATTTGTCAGCCCTCAACAGGTGTTTTATGCAAGCCACAGTGCTGTACGTAGTGGTGAAGAATGCCTCGTATGTCTCCTTTGTCAGAAACTCACGAGGATGGGTGCACCTTGTTTTCAGTTCATGCAGATACATTGGCATTGTGACCTCTAGCCACTCAAGCCGGGCATCTTCTGTGCTGTCGTACTGCTTAACATCTGGGAACCTCTGGCGCAGATGTTGAACTGTATTACTGGTGTCGTGGAGAACAAACCAGCGATAGAAGTTCTCCATAAAAGTGATGGTCGGGCCTGCACTTGCGAATGAAATATGACAAGTGTGACCAGCTTGTTCCTGAAGATGTTGCAAAACAGCCGTTACCGCAGGAGATATCAGTTGAATAGCCCTCACCACATTCATTTTTTCTATGTTATTAGGAAAAACATGTTTCCGACTGAGGTAACGCACCGGCTTCACAATCAAGTTCTTCTGGAGCTCATACACATCTTTCAGATATGACGCTGAAATTTCTCCTTTGGGTCCGATGTTGTGTGCCAAAAATTGGGACCGCACATTTTTTAGCACATGGCAGGGGTCAAAGCTCATGAACAGTGGCCTATCCGGGTCACATGGATGGTCAGTTCTGTAGGTAACGATGCCGTTCCCTAGAAGTCTCATGGCTTGTACATTTACCTTGTGGTTGTCAGTGGAAAGTCTGATAATATGAAAACCACAAGACTCAACTTTCTTCATTATGAAGGCCGTAAGCGCATGAAGCTGCGTACCAGTTAAACCCTTTGTAAAGAAGTAACCAACAGGAATCCTGTACGAGGATGAAAGTCCACTGATCACAAAACACAAAAGGGAGTTCGCTAACACAAGGTCACTGCTAGCATTCGGCGAGCTCATGTCTGCCTGCCCCACAAAACAGTCTTGCTGCTTATTGTACTGCAGCTTCTCTTTAATACGCATCTCGTCAATGTTGAGAGAACACATTCTTGACTGAGGCACCTTGAGATTTTCAAGCTCTGCTTTGAGGCGAGCTTCAACAAGTTCTGTGAAGCCTGTTTCGCTGTTCTGTATTCCAATGTATGCGGACAGTGTCTTTCTGCCAGGAAGTTTGAAAATTCCATGGCCCCGCATGTGTTCATACGCTCTTGTAGAAAGGTGTCTCAGCACAACACATTGACGGGTCGTTTCTTCAGACCATGTTGGTCGTTTCTTCCTAAAATTTCTCACCTGATCAAGCAAAATTAAAGCAGAAGACTCATTTTCCGTTGCTTTCTGCCGTATGTAAGAAAGATCTGTAGCGAGCGAATCCTCCTTAAGCTCCTTTAGCAGCTGCTTGTACTTATCTACTGTCTGTGTCAGTCGCAAAATTTGGCTTCTTaggtctttctcttttcttttccactTCGCTCTTTCTGTT
This region includes:
- the LOC126538514 gene encoding uncharacterized protein: MAYCCVPLCKSDEKKKTPGLSFHEFPSDLALREKWIAAVRRDGWKPNDRSCYTKVCSRHFKKEDFIEGKRRRLKKGSVPSVFDDFPHHLQSKATRDRSTASIEKRAQFTCSLSTNASAATASTSALLPSVTSAEPPTEEGALMDTTPVSEPADHCDVKSNMSNRGVQVDCRAPTSLLTTERAKWKRKEKDLRSQILRLTQTVDKYKQLLKELKEDSLATDLSYIRQKATENESSALILLDQVRNFRKKRPTWSEETTRQCVVLRHLSTRAYEHMRGHGIFKLPGRKTLSAYIGIQNSETGFTELVEARLKAELENLKVPQSRMCSLNIDEMRIKEKLQYNKQQDCFVGQADMSSPNASSDLVLANSLLCFVISGLSSSYRIPVGYFFTKGLTGTQLHALTAFIMKKVESCGFHIIRLSTDNHKVNVQAMRLLGNGIVTYRTDHPCDPDRPLFMSFDPCHVLKNVRSQFLAHNIGPKGEISASYLKDVYELQKNLIVKPVRYLSRKHVFPNNIEKMNVVRAIQLISPAVTAVLQHLQEQAGHTCHISFASAGPTITFMENFYRWFVLHDTSNTVQHLRQRFPDVKQYDSTEDARLEWLEVTMPMYLHELKTRCTHPREFLTKETYEAFFTTTYSTVACIKHLLRADKFAFVLTRKFNSDPIESLFGTLRRSAGCNDALDVRAALSGLQKVLKIGIAASNPLSNVAHSEPAVMSITVSPEKPETSVKPHSQLGRAALNVHQRLNTTVLPLYMPSLQISATVYVGGYIVRVISEQINCENCVAIASKPLTNQPLQTFTRSQDRGGLLYPSDQLLFVLDILRVFSEQALKENPALPRPLTSLVAHAVPALCASKLLQCKENDMMHRQKLMEFIAVRFVRPLLANYAFSITDKHDAYKYFAQKPLSRNSLKLR